Proteins encoded together in one Fimbriiglobus ruber window:
- a CDS encoding DUF1559 domain-containing protein, whose translation MDSRTGRPKGFTLIELLVVIAIIAILIGLLLPAVQKVREAAARAKCSNNLKQIGLAAMNFESSYGRLPPGYNVVIGTTSGQLSPTNNVVTKGLAPNPPDAGKYYSIIIALLPYIEQGNVYNTMSSLSGGFTAVNGQYSWCATANASNPALAPGSQNISTLLCPSDPMAATPQIYNSYTLSRTSYGCVQGTQLDYYTYITYPFDGIYYPNSSTKLVAVTDGTSNTIAFAERNYTNPQNATAQSEMNGVGGWAWVSYNSLEDYMLSSYVSINYTGCSFDSYCDERIPAIGSNHTGGANVSMCDGSVRFLTQSSTSTLSTLQALTTRAGGEVVSIDN comes from the coding sequence ATGGACAGCCGCACCGGCCGCCCTAAGGGCTTTACGTTGATCGAATTGTTAGTCGTCATTGCGATCATCGCCATTCTGATCGGCCTGCTGCTTCCCGCCGTGCAGAAGGTCCGCGAAGCGGCTGCCCGCGCCAAATGCTCGAACAACCTGAAGCAAATCGGCCTGGCGGCCATGAACTTTGAAAGTTCCTATGGCCGACTCCCGCCGGGCTACAACGTGGTCATTGGAACAACCAGCGGCCAGCTGTCGCCAACGAATAATGTCGTGACGAAGGGCCTGGCGCCGAACCCGCCCGATGCGGGCAAATACTACAGCATTATTATCGCGTTGCTGCCTTATATCGAACAAGGCAACGTCTACAACACCATGTCCAGTCTCTCGGGCGGGTTTACGGCGGTCAACGGGCAGTATTCGTGGTGCGCGACGGCGAACGCCTCGAATCCGGCGCTGGCGCCGGGGTCGCAAAATATTTCGACTCTTCTGTGCCCCTCTGATCCCATGGCTGCGACTCCCCAGATCTACAATTCCTACACCCTGTCACGAACTTCATACGGTTGTGTGCAAGGGACGCAGCTGGATTACTATACCTACATTACCTATCCCTTCGACGGCATCTATTATCCGAATAGCAGCACGAAACTCGTGGCGGTCACGGACGGGACGAGTAACACGATCGCCTTCGCCGAACGGAACTATACGAATCCTCAAAACGCCACCGCGCAATCCGAGATGAATGGGGTCGGTGGCTGGGCTTGGGTGAGCTACAACTCGTTGGAAGATTACATGCTTTCCTCGTATGTGTCGATCAACTACACGGGATGTAGTTTCGACAGCTATTGCGACGAACGCATTCCGGCGATTGGTTCCAACCACACGGGCGGGGCCAACGTCTCCATGTGCGATGGCTCCGTTCGGTTCCTGACCCAGTCCAGCACGAGCACACTTTCGACGCTGCAAGCGCTGACGACCCGCGCGGGTGGCGAAGTCGTCTCCATCGATAACTGA
- a CDS encoding DUF4198 domain-containing protein, producing the protein MRAILDSRLVVTCFLLALAGCAPKLPPIVPVEGVVTINGQPLANAAVTFIPLLDHFGMEAVSVATTDAQGKFTLICKQNEQPGAVAGTHLVMVRELPVPKEMRRVIQDGRVIDAYYAKSGNRPIPPDYKSTAHTPLRVEISRATPTVTLELKR; encoded by the coding sequence ATGAGAGCCATCCTCGATTCGCGATTGGTCGTGACCTGCTTCTTGCTTGCTCTGGCCGGGTGCGCACCGAAACTCCCGCCCATCGTGCCGGTGGAAGGCGTCGTCACCATCAACGGCCAGCCGCTCGCCAACGCCGCGGTCACGTTCATACCGCTCCTCGATCATTTTGGGATGGAGGCGGTCTCCGTGGCGACGACGGATGCCCAGGGAAAGTTTACTTTAATTTGCAAGCAAAACGAACAACCCGGCGCAGTCGCCGGGACGCACCTGGTGATGGTCCGCGAATTACCCGTGCCCAAGGAGATGCGGAGAGTGATTCAAGACGGCCGGGTGATCGACGCCTATTACGCGAAATCCGGGAACCGCCCGATTCCGCCGGACTACAAGTCCACCGCTCATACCCCCTTGAGGGTGGAAATCTCCCGCGCGACCCCCACGGTCACGCTCGAACTCAAACGCTAA
- the mqnE gene encoding aminofutalosine synthase MqnE, which translates to MTTDPRLAALRDKAFAGDRLSFDDGVYLDRNADLFTLGEMANVVRERKNGNVTYYNVNQHLNPTNVCVYRCNFCAFRSDLKSPKGYVMSDEQILERARNATEKGATELHIVGGLHHLKPYEWYRNIIKIIHDAYPDLHLKAWTAVEWDWFQRLTKRPIRDLLEDMKSVGLGSLPGGGAEIFDPGVRGQLCEHKADASAWLEIHREAHRAGLRSNATMLYGHIETAEHRIDHLIKLRDLQDETGGFQTFIPLAFHPDNTKIANIPKPSGLTDLRTMALSRVMLDNFPHVKAYWVMLTIKIAQVAQSYGADDIDGTVVHEKIYHDAGSDSPQELTVAELRRFITEAGRVPVERDTLYNEVIREPGTKWRAGRKLVMA; encoded by the coding sequence ATGACCACCGACCCCCGCCTCGCCGCCCTCCGGGACAAGGCTTTCGCAGGCGACCGGCTCTCGTTCGACGACGGCGTTTACCTCGACCGCAACGCCGACCTGTTCACGCTCGGCGAAATGGCCAACGTCGTCCGCGAGCGGAAGAACGGCAACGTCACGTACTACAACGTCAACCAGCACCTGAACCCGACGAACGTCTGCGTCTACCGCTGCAACTTTTGCGCGTTCCGCTCGGACCTGAAGTCGCCCAAGGGCTACGTCATGTCCGACGAGCAGATCCTCGAACGCGCGCGGAACGCGACCGAAAAAGGGGCGACCGAACTCCACATCGTCGGCGGCTTGCACCACCTCAAGCCGTACGAGTGGTACCGCAACATCATCAAGATCATCCACGACGCCTACCCGGACCTGCACTTAAAAGCGTGGACGGCGGTCGAGTGGGACTGGTTCCAACGGCTTACCAAGCGACCGATCCGCGACCTGCTCGAAGATATGAAGTCGGTCGGCCTCGGCAGCCTTCCGGGCGGCGGCGCGGAGATCTTCGACCCGGGCGTCCGCGGCCAACTCTGCGAACACAAGGCTGATGCCAGCGCGTGGCTGGAGATCCACCGGGAAGCGCACCGGGCTGGCCTGCGGTCGAACGCCACCATGCTCTACGGCCACATCGAGACGGCCGAACACCGCATCGACCACCTCATCAAACTCCGCGACCTCCAGGACGAGACCGGCGGCTTCCAGACGTTCATCCCGCTTGCGTTCCACCCCGACAACACCAAGATCGCGAACATCCCCAAGCCGTCCGGCCTGACCGACCTGCGGACGATGGCCCTGAGTCGCGTGATGTTGGACAACTTCCCGCACGTGAAGGCGTACTGGGTGATGCTCACGATCAAGATCGCCCAGGTCGCCCAGAGCTACGGGGCGGACGACATCGATGGCACGGTCGTCCACGAAAAGATCTACCACGACGCCGGGTCGGATTCACCGCAAGAGCTGACGGTCGCCGAACTGCGGCGGTTCATCACCGAGGCCGGCCGCGTGCCCGTCGAGCGGGATACGCTGTACAACGAAGTGATCCGCGAACCCGGCACGAAATGGCGGGCGGGGCGGAAGTTGGTGATGGCGTGA
- a CDS encoding AAA family ATPase, whose amino-acid sequence MAQSSPCRPRRSPVSADRISEYLAQFAQARNQMTEQLRRVVVGQNDVIEQILAAVFTRGHCLLVGVPGLAKTLLVSSIAQILDVSFKRVQFTPDLMPSDITGTMVLDENDQGRREFRFVRGPIFANVVLADEINRTPPKTQAALLQAMQEREVTVGQDTHKLPEPFFVIATQNPIEQEGTYPLPEAQLDRFMFNVRVDYPTLDEEKRIIGMTAKDETAELTKVLTGKAIVNLQKLVRGVPVGDFVTEYVVKLVRATRPKDPTAPEFVKRMVDYGAGVRAGQYLVRAGQAFAAMDGRFTVAIDDIKKAAIPVMRHRISANFQAQAEGKTSDDIIEELLRVIGEPEPPKYVGGGKKKI is encoded by the coding sequence ATGGCCCAGTCGTCCCCGTGCCGCCCCAGGAGATCCCCGGTGTCCGCCGACCGCATTTCCGAATACCTCGCGCAGTTCGCCCAGGCCCGCAATCAGATGACGGAGCAACTCCGCCGGGTCGTGGTCGGCCAAAACGACGTCATTGAACAAATTCTGGCTGCCGTGTTCACCCGCGGGCACTGCCTGCTCGTCGGGGTGCCGGGGCTGGCGAAGACGCTGTTGGTCAGCAGCATCGCGCAAATCCTCGACGTGTCGTTCAAGCGGGTCCAGTTCACGCCCGACCTGATGCCGTCCGACATCACCGGCACGATGGTGCTGGACGAGAACGACCAGGGCCGCCGGGAGTTCCGGTTCGTCCGCGGGCCGATCTTCGCCAACGTGGTCCTGGCGGACGAAATCAACCGGACCCCGCCGAAGACCCAGGCCGCCCTGCTCCAGGCCATGCAGGAGCGGGAAGTCACCGTCGGCCAGGACACGCACAAGTTGCCCGAGCCGTTCTTCGTCATCGCCACCCAGAACCCGATCGAGCAAGAAGGGACGTATCCGCTCCCCGAGGCCCAACTCGACCGGTTCATGTTCAACGTCCGGGTCGATTATCCGACCCTCGACGAGGAGAAGCGAATCATCGGGATGACGGCGAAGGACGAGACCGCGGAACTAACGAAAGTGCTCACCGGGAAGGCGATCGTCAACCTGCAGAAACTGGTCCGCGGCGTCCCGGTCGGCGACTTCGTGACCGAGTACGTGGTCAAACTGGTCCGCGCGACCCGGCCCAAAGACCCGACTGCTCCCGAGTTCGTCAAGCGGATGGTCGACTACGGCGCGGGCGTCCGGGCCGGACAGTATCTGGTCCGGGCGGGACAGGCGTTCGCGGCGATGGACGGCCGGTTCACGGTCGCCATCGACGACATCAAGAAGGCGGCGATCCCCGTCATGCGGCACCGGATCAGCGCGAACTTCCAAGCCCAGGCCGAGGGCAAGACGAGCGACGACATCATCGAGGAACTGCTCCGCGTGATCGGCGAACCGGAACCGCCGAAGTACGTGGGCGGGGGCAAGAAGAAGATTTGA
- a CDS encoding Ig-like domain-containing protein has protein sequence MRRIAIVSVVWLACLGCGDSQSAKAPKITPVKVTVKINGQPLPQAKVTFVLTSDKVSGSGTASGVTDDSGQATLTIDGKSGACVGGNAVSVMEGEAPPAPGAEKGDRHSRGDSSKKTDNLKNRPIPVQYANAIQSGVKVDVTEGKSEYTIELKR, from the coding sequence ATGCGTCGCATCGCGATTGTCTCCGTGGTTTGGCTCGCCTGCCTGGGTTGCGGCGACTCCCAGTCTGCCAAAGCACCGAAAATCACGCCGGTCAAGGTGACGGTGAAAATCAACGGGCAACCACTTCCCCAGGCCAAGGTCACGTTCGTGCTGACCAGCGATAAGGTTTCGGGCAGCGGCACGGCTTCGGGCGTGACTGACGACTCCGGCCAAGCCACCCTGACCATTGATGGGAAATCCGGTGCTTGCGTTGGCGGCAACGCGGTTTCCGTGATGGAGGGGGAAGCCCCTCCGGCTCCCGGCGCGGAAAAAGGGGATCGCCACAGTCGGGGCGATTCATCCAAGAAGACGGACAATCTCAAGAATCGACCCATTCCCGTGCAATACGCCAACGCCATTCAATCCGGCGTGAAGGTGGACGTCACGGAAGGCAAATCGGAATACACGATCGAATTGAAGCGCTGA